From one Catenuloplanes nepalensis genomic stretch:
- a CDS encoding TIGR04222 domain-containing membrane protein codes for MIALSASGDTWGIPGPTFLAVYLGAAAVALVIVLVRRHKMAGGTHVPGTDHLSSQQAAYLTGGPDLAVYSAVASLRGAGLIAGAPGRRVVQTAPLPEGVPPLDTAFYHALQRNQTVRSAKNDPAVQNELDRLRTDLERFGLALSDDDRRAYRNSTLLLGALALLGVVRIAFGLINGAPVWYLFLIVLALGITAVVLRSRTPWMTRTGKTALAGMRQRYQYLSPAQSPAWATYGATGVAMGVALWGTASFYTFDPAFAADSEIERQAEAATTGGGGWSGDGGSSWSGGSDGGGGGSDGGGGGGCGGGGCGG; via the coding sequence ATGATCGCGCTATCGGCATCGGGCGACACCTGGGGGATCCCGGGTCCGACCTTCCTCGCGGTGTACCTCGGTGCGGCCGCCGTCGCCCTCGTCATCGTCCTGGTCCGCCGCCACAAGATGGCGGGCGGCACGCACGTCCCCGGCACCGACCACCTGAGTTCGCAGCAGGCGGCGTACCTCACCGGGGGCCCCGATCTCGCCGTCTACTCCGCGGTCGCGTCGCTGCGCGGCGCCGGCCTGATCGCCGGCGCGCCGGGCCGCCGGGTCGTGCAGACCGCGCCGCTGCCGGAGGGCGTGCCCCCGCTGGACACGGCCTTCTACCACGCGCTGCAGCGCAACCAGACCGTGCGCAGCGCGAAGAACGACCCGGCCGTGCAGAACGAGCTGGACCGGCTCCGCACCGACCTGGAGCGATTCGGCCTGGCGCTCAGCGACGACGACCGCCGGGCGTACCGCAACTCCACGCTGCTGCTCGGCGCGCTGGCCCTGCTCGGCGTGGTGCGCATCGCGTTCGGCCTGATCAACGGCGCGCCGGTCTGGTACCTGTTCCTGATCGTGCTGGCGCTCGGCATCACCGCGGTGGTGCTGCGCTCGCGCACGCCGTGGATGACCCGGACCGGGAAGACCGCGCTCGCCGGGATGCGCCAGCGCTACCAGTACCTGTCGCCGGCGCAGTCGCCGGCCTGGGCCACCTACGGCGCGACCGGCGTCGCGATGGGCGTGGCGCTCTGGGGCACCGCGTCGTTCTACACGTTCGACCCGGCGTTCGCGGCCGATTCGGAGATCGAGCGGCAGGCCGAGGCCGCCACCACCGGCGGTGGCGGCTGGTCCGGCGACGGCGGCTCGTCCTGGTCCGGTGGCTCGGACGGCGGCGGTGGCGGCTCCGACGGCGGCGGTGGTGGCGGCTGCGGCGGCGGAGGCTGTGGCGGATGA
- a CDS encoding DUF692 domain-containing protein: MTSPFYGVGIGWRPEISGFVGELPGLRFTEVIAETVPATGPLPPGLARLRERGVTVIPHGVRLSLGGAAPVEPERVAQFAAAAEALDAPLVSEHIAFVRAGGVEAGHLLPLPRTREAVDAVVANVRRVRAAVSVPIALEPIAAIFDWPDEELTEAQFISEIVERSDAMLLLDVANVYANARNRGTDPVAVLDGLPLERIAYCHVAGGDDVDGIYHDTHTAATPQPVLDLITELTARCRPPALMLERDGHYPPAAELTAELTAIAAAAGYPDPTR, from the coding sequence ATGACCTCGCCGTTCTACGGGGTGGGGATCGGGTGGCGTCCGGAGATCTCCGGTTTCGTCGGTGAGCTGCCCGGTCTCCGCTTCACCGAGGTGATCGCGGAGACCGTGCCGGCCACCGGCCCGCTCCCGCCCGGCCTGGCCCGGCTGCGGGAGCGCGGCGTGACCGTTATCCCGCACGGCGTCCGGCTGTCGCTGGGCGGCGCCGCGCCGGTCGAGCCGGAGCGCGTCGCGCAGTTCGCGGCCGCGGCCGAGGCGCTGGACGCGCCGCTGGTCAGCGAGCACATCGCGTTCGTCCGGGCCGGGGGCGTGGAGGCCGGGCATCTGCTGCCGCTGCCGCGCACCCGGGAGGCGGTGGACGCGGTGGTGGCGAACGTCCGGCGGGTGCGCGCGGCCGTGTCCGTGCCGATCGCGCTGGAACCGATCGCGGCGATCTTCGACTGGCCGGACGAGGAGCTGACCGAGGCGCAGTTCATCAGCGAGATCGTCGAGCGGTCGGACGCGATGCTGCTGCTGGACGTCGCGAACGTCTACGCGAACGCGCGCAACCGGGGCACCGACCCGGTGGCGGTGCTGGACGGGCTGCCGCTGGAGCGGATCGCGTACTGCCACGTGGCCGGCGGCGACGATGTGGACGGCATCTACCACGACACACACACGGCCGCGACGCCGCAGCCGGTGCTGGACCTGATCACCGAGCTGACCGCGCGCTGCCGGCCGCCCGCGCTGATGCTGGAGCGGGACGGCCACTACCCGCCGGCCGCGGAGCTGACCGCGGAGCTGACCGCGATCGCGGCCGCGGCGGGTTATCCCGACCCGACGCGATGA
- a CDS encoding HAD family hydrolase, translating into MPLMLLALDNTLLDREAAFRAWGAKFLAEIGAPGEDLEWLVSIDADGLTSRWDLADAIKARYHLRASAVDLVDELDLGLVEHTRLDPLVACALRIADDAGWMPVVVSNGPAYRQESIIRRTGLDNYVADWVISEAAGVSKPNPRIFTLAAERVRMQMRGAWIVGDSPEADIGAAAAMGLPSVWLHRGRRWMESRFEPTTSAGSLIQGLSAVLAGGRMVHP; encoded by the coding sequence GTGCCCCTCATGTTGCTGGCGCTCGACAACACCCTCCTCGACCGGGAGGCGGCGTTCCGTGCCTGGGGTGCGAAGTTCCTCGCCGAGATCGGCGCGCCCGGGGAAGACCTGGAGTGGCTGGTCTCGATCGACGCGGACGGACTGACCTCACGGTGGGACCTGGCCGACGCGATCAAGGCGAGATATCACCTGCGGGCCTCCGCCGTGGACCTGGTCGACGAGCTGGACCTCGGTCTGGTGGAACACACCCGGCTGGACCCGCTGGTGGCGTGCGCGCTGCGGATCGCGGACGACGCGGGCTGGATGCCGGTGGTGGTGAGCAACGGCCCGGCGTACCGGCAGGAGAGCATCATCCGCCGCACCGGCCTCGACAACTACGTGGCGGACTGGGTGATCTCCGAGGCCGCCGGCGTCAGTAAGCCGAACCCCCGGATCTTTACGCTCGCGGCCGAGCGGGTGCGCATGCAGATGCGCGGTGCCTGGATCGTCGGCGACAGCCCGGAGGCGGACATCGGCGCGGCCGCGGCGATGGGCCTGCCCAGCGTGTGGCTGCATCGGGGGCGACGGTGGATGGAGTCGCGCTTCGAGCCGACCACCTCGGCCGGGTCGCTGATCCAGGGACTGTCCGCGGTGCTGGCCGGCGGGCGGATGGTTCACCCGTAA
- a CDS encoding serine protein kinase RIO, with the protein MFDSSRPRGRRKFDDDEPHDLKFRGARRQAVAEADVPDTGDRWSTWEAADHGPEPIPEWVVTEHAAVDDELGILKTGKEADVHLVRRGVPGTDRSVLLAVKRYRDADHRLFHRDAGYLEGRRVRRSREMRAMENRTSFGRQMIAGQWAAAEFAALSRLWHIGRTMGGIHVPYPVQLLGTELMLEFLGDADGQAAPRLAQARPDGEHLLDLWRQMVEALTVLARCGLAHGDLSPYNILVHEGRLVLIDLPQIVDVIANPQGRDFLSRDVRVVAAWFASRGLPAELADPEPLITTLLAEANLR; encoded by the coding sequence GTGTTCGACAGTTCCCGTCCGCGTGGCCGTCGCAAGTTCGACGACGACGAGCCGCACGATCTGAAGTTCCGCGGCGCCCGCCGGCAGGCGGTCGCCGAGGCCGACGTCCCCGACACCGGCGACCGCTGGTCCACCTGGGAGGCGGCCGATCACGGCCCCGAGCCGATCCCCGAGTGGGTGGTCACCGAGCACGCCGCGGTCGACGACGAGCTCGGCATCCTGAAGACCGGAAAAGAAGCCGACGTCCATCTGGTACGCCGCGGTGTCCCCGGCACGGACCGGTCCGTGCTGCTCGCCGTCAAGCGCTACCGGGACGCCGACCACCGCCTGTTCCACCGCGACGCCGGCTACCTGGAGGGCCGCCGGGTGCGGCGGTCCCGCGAGATGCGCGCGATGGAGAACCGCACCTCGTTCGGCCGGCAGATGATCGCCGGGCAGTGGGCGGCCGCGGAGTTCGCCGCGCTGTCCCGGCTCTGGCACATCGGCCGGACCATGGGCGGCATCCACGTGCCGTACCCGGTGCAGCTGCTCGGCACCGAGCTGATGCTGGAGTTCCTCGGCGACGCCGACGGCCAGGCCGCGCCGCGACTGGCACAGGCCCGGCCGGACGGCGAGCATCTGCTGGACCTGTGGCGGCAGATGGTGGAGGCGCTGACCGTGCTGGCCCGGTGCGGGCTCGCGCACGGCGACCTCTCGCCCTACAACATCCTGGTGCACGAGGGGCGGCTGGTCCTGATCGACCTGCCGCAGATCGTGGACGTGATCGCAAACCCGCAGGGCCGGGACTTCCTGTCCCGGGACGTGCGGGTGGTCGCGGCCTGGTTCGCCTCTCGCGGCCTGCCCGCGGAGCTGGCCGATCCGGAGCCTTTGATCACCACGCTGCTCGCCGAGGCGAACCTGCGGTAG
- a CDS encoding DUF2630 family protein: protein MEDTTILSQINNLVDEEHKLRQQLAEGEISAAEEHDRLRAVEESLDQCWDLLRRRRAAREFGQDADAQQAHSKQEVENYLQ from the coding sequence ATGGAAGACACGACGATTCTGAGCCAGATCAACAACCTGGTGGACGAGGAGCACAAGCTCCGCCAGCAGCTCGCCGAGGGTGAGATCTCCGCCGCCGAGGAGCACGACCGCCTGCGCGCGGTCGAGGAGTCCCTCGACCAGTGCTGGGACCTGCTGCGCCGCCGCCGGGCCGCCCGCGAGTTCGGCCAGGACGCGGATGCGCAGCAGGCGCACTCCAAGCAGGAGGTCGAGAACTACCTGCAGTGA